A genomic region of Cotesia glomerata isolate CgM1 linkage group LG9, MPM_Cglom_v2.3, whole genome shotgun sequence contains the following coding sequences:
- the LOC123271474 gene encoding uncharacterized protein LOC123271474, translating into MWKRNLMAVYYLYDQKNSTVIFTLNPFASYAPVPWELIVEFVNDDDKKMTLYRLQYTKDPWVCQSITFDKTDRIENAKVKTSQFTFRKDIFNNKMLERQYGNVFINMSLKKKYMTLHRLSLLMNATPTIDFIPNVKMPKLLSKVTSKN; encoded by the exons ATGTGGAAGCGGAATTTAATGGCTGTTTATTATTTGTACGACCAAAAAAATTCGACAGTTATCTTTACGCTGAATCCTTTTGCAAGCTACGCACCGGTACCGTGGGAACTGATTGTCGAATTCGTCAACGACGATGACAAGAAAATGACACTCTACAGGCTACAATACACAAAAg ATCCATGGGTTTGTCAAAGTATAACATTTGACAAAACGGATCGTATAGAAAATGCAAAGGTTAAAACTTCTCAATTTACTTTTAGAAaagatattttcaataataaaatgttggAACGACAATATGGTAAcgtttttattaatatgagcttgaaaaagaaatatatGACATTACATCGGCTATCACTTCTCATGAATGCCACGCCAACAATCGACTTTATTCCGAACGTGAAGATGCCAAAATTATTAAGCAAGGTTACGTCAAAGAATTAG
- the LOC123271420 gene encoding GATA zinc finger domain-containing protein 8-like, protein MTPIISPTTEKELMKDLMWITKASSSSSMNSSPNLMDEDNTTIFSPTWEENYQDLSGWCSRIPMDHRSYSFPVGESLNGRHSDMKIDDQTYSTNVGVEVLDVGMTSATIDLDDFKQQNNINNDNNLNNSNNMNNIIKNNKNVMLPPIDDDKPIMLGGNIDVLDEWLDLPKSSIASRTDEWIRLVDNDKMDEPLQRLEINQLNDNFNLDNSYSAEPTINWDIINNFDNNKKDFDLLSYLCDDNLNSPESISTDSIDIYQASTSYINNNKNEGISTRVHNTRNRKRNYSQETITSPSKNTDDLDIKPLKPSFASAMSPSTESSLSGAGSTKTTTRAIKLTKTIKTRMKKEVIDSFDTQSRRGRKRQYDSESEGENSDSSYRESREKNNEASRKSRMNKKAKEKGMMMEAVSLDKTNRILKSRVEQLEKMVLTMRAAILKSALRRNF, encoded by the exons ATGACACCGATTATCAGTCCGACGACGGAGAAAGAATTGATGAAAGATTTAATGTGGATTACGAAAGCATCATCTTCGAGCTCGATGAATTCATCCCCGAATCTGATGGACGAGGACAACACAACAATATTTTCACCAACTTGGGAGGAAAATTATCAGGATCTAAGTGGATGGTGCTCCAGGATCCCAATGGATCACAGAAGTTACAGTTTTCCTGTAGGTGAATCTCTTAATGGTAGGCATTCAG ATATGAAAATCGACGATCAGACTTACTCGACAAACGTGGGGGTTGAAGTTCTTGACGTGGGTATGACTTCTGCAACAATCGATCTTGATGATTTTAAGCAgcaaaacaatattaataacgATAATAATCTTAACAACAGtaataatatgaataatatcattaaaaataataaaaatgtaatgcTACCACCGATTGATGATGATAAACCAATAATGCTGGGGGGGAACATTGATGTACTTGATGAATGGTTGGACTTACCTAAGTCTTCCATAGCCTCACGGACAGATGAATGGATACGGCTAGTTGATAATGACAAAATGGATGAACCGCTTCAGCGACTcgaaattaatcaattaaatgacaattttaatttggatAACAGCTACTCTGCAGAGCCTACAATAAATTGggatattattaataatttcgataataataaaaaagatttcgATCTGCTATCCTATTTATGCGAT gacaATTTAAATTCACCAGAAAGTATATCAACAGATTCAATAGACATTTATCAAGCATCGACGAGCtacattaataacaataaaaatgaaggAATATCTACAAGAGTGCACAACACACGAAACAGAAAAAGAAATTACAGCCAAGAAACAATAACTTCTCCATCAAAGAATACAGATGACTTGGATATTAAGCCGCTGAAGCCATCGTTTGCGTCTGCAATGTCACCATCAACTGAATCATCATTATCCGGAGCAGGATCCACTAAAACAACGACAAGGGCAATCAAACTCACGAAAACCATAAAAACGCGCATGAAAAAAGAAGTTATCGATAGTTTTGACACACAAAGTAGACGAGGAAGGAAACGACAGTACGACAGTGAATCGGAGGGGGAAAATTCAGACTCTAGCTATCGCGAATCGcgagaaaaaaataacgaaGCATCGCGTAAATCTCGCATGaataaaaaagctaaagaGAAAGGCATGATGATGGAAGCTGTCAGTTTAGACAAAACTAATAGAATACTTAAAAGCAGAGTAGAGCAGCTTGAAAAGATGGTATTAACGATGCGCGCTGCTATACTTAAATCTGCgttaagaagaaatttttaa